A window of the Pyrodictium abyssi genome harbors these coding sequences:
- a CDS encoding SdpI family protein, producing the protein MPVTGCEAYQVVSAGLMLALPGLALALVADRLEQNPLIGFRVGYTFTSREAWVKANRVSGVVLAATGLAAMAVGLVWGFMACVIALVVLPLVALPLLVSYASRTAEKALIGEEQPLEPPAGELPRPRYPVLAAVVPILGLAACAMAAAGLLEEGMPAAAVVVGLEPFAALYLAYLSLARPEAYHQPWLEPGEVAWLATLVPVSAGLASMASAALVAGYAAAGAALLALSLAHALAAAWITMRAYTQRQRRATQPR; encoded by the coding sequence GTGCCAGTGACCGGCTGCGAAGCCTACCAAGTGGTCTCCGCGGGGCTCATGCTCGCGCTTCCCGGGCTCGCCCTAGCGCTGGTGGCTGACCGGCTCGAGCAGAACCCGTTGATAGGGTTCCGCGTGGGCTACACCTTTACGAGCCGCGAGGCGTGGGTGAAGGCCAACCGCGTCTCCGGAGTAGTGCTCGCCGCCACAGGGCTCGCCGCAATGGCTGTGGGGCTCGTCTGGGGCTTCATGGCGTGCGTCATAGCCCTAGTTGTGCTCCCTCTCGTGGCCCTCCCCCTGCTGGTATCCTACGCGTCGCGTACAGCGGAGAAGGCCCTGATAGGCGAGGAGCAGCCGCTAGAGCCCCCGGCCGGGGAGCTACCGAGGCCCCGCTACCCCGTTCTAGCTGCTGTGGTGCCTATCCTGGGCCTCGCAGCCTGCGCTATGGCTGCCGCTGGCCTGCTAGAGGAGGGTATGCCCGCTGCCGCCGTGGTCGTGGGGCTCGAGCCGTTCGCGGCGCTCTACCTGGCCTACCTGAGCCTAGCCCGGCCGGAGGCCTACCACCAGCCCTGGCTAGAGCCCGGGGAGGTAGCATGGCTCGCCACCCTCGTCCCCGTCTCGGCTGGCCTGGCGTCGATGGCCTCTGCCGCCCTCGTAGCAGGCTACGCGGCCGCCGGGGCGGCTCTTCTCGCCCTCTCGCTCGCCCACGCGCTAGCCGCCGCATGGATAACCATGAGGGCCTACACACAGCGCCAGAGGCGGGCCACGCAGCCACGATAA
- a CDS encoding aldo/keto reductase: MPLFPVDPSDRKPIGGDSVSAIGLGTWAIRNPRRALEVLVEAVETGLVDNIDTAEMYGDGAAEELVGELLRRVGRDRVFVTTKVLPWRLRSPEELERALRASLRRLGVNTVDLVLIHWPLDGLPVAEQVRRLERVAIGRGYARYIGVSNFDHQQLEEALEATASAEIVVNQVHYSVLHRGQVEEKILPLALRSNVTIQAYTPLERGLVARHPVVKRVAERLGRTPVQVALNYLISRPRVVAIPKTEQTGHLQEILGAMGWRLPVEALEELEKL; encoded by the coding sequence GTGCCGTTGTTCCCCGTGGACCCGAGCGACCGTAAGCCCATCGGCGGGGACAGTGTCTCGGCCATCGGGCTCGGCACCTGGGCTATACGCAACCCGCGGCGGGCCCTCGAGGTCCTGGTGGAGGCCGTCGAGACGGGGCTAGTAGACAATATCGACACAGCCGAGATGTACGGGGATGGGGCCGCGGAGGAGCTCGTGGGGGAGCTTCTCCGCAGGGTGGGCCGGGACCGCGTCTTCGTAACGACGAAGGTGCTTCCGTGGCGGCTCCGGAGCCCCGAGGAGCTAGAACGCGCCCTACGAGCTAGCCTCCGGCGGCTAGGCGTGAACACCGTGGATCTCGTCCTCATACACTGGCCGCTCGACGGCCTCCCGGTAGCGGAGCAGGTGAGGAGGCTAGAGCGCGTAGCCATCGGAAGGGGCTACGCCAGGTACATAGGCGTGAGCAATTTCGACCACCAGCAGCTAGAGGAGGCCCTGGAGGCGACAGCGTCCGCCGAGATAGTGGTCAACCAGGTGCACTATAGCGTGCTCCACCGGGGGCAGGTGGAGGAGAAGATTCTCCCCCTAGCGCTCCGCAGCAACGTGACCATCCAGGCCTACACGCCGCTCGAGCGGGGGCTAGTGGCCCGACACCCGGTCGTCAAGAGGGTGGCGGAGAGGCTCGGCAGGACACCGGTACAGGTGGCGCTTAACTACCTGATATCGAGGCCCCGGGTGGTAGCGATACCCAAGACCGAGCAGACGGGGCATCTCCAGGAGATACTCGGCGCCATGGGCTGGAGGCTACCCGTAGAGGCCCTAGAGGAGCTGGAGAAGCTGTAG
- a CDS encoding CdvA-like protein, whose product MPRMPLTVDRVQEFIGETVYDPYGRVAGRLVSFESDVDGTVQNVVVETESRDIRFIPAEAIEIKDGRVIVWPEWKVVAYKVIASYQRALKRLKGLEDMYSRNEIPSVVYHEMRKRLNASISKLKDEAKKLREMITQRMHEIEDSNLKLDRAIANLKVSYMAGEIGEKAYKTAIEHLRGAKDSNARELEDLKSTKNKVEALENGALDLVKSRTSESKAEDKKQPEPAKAPASPIQGLQPIPVKVIEG is encoded by the coding sequence ATGCCCAGGATGCCTCTCACGGTAGACAGGGTACAGGAGTTCATAGGCGAGACAGTCTACGACCCCTATGGCCGCGTCGCTGGCAGGCTTGTGAGCTTCGAAAGCGACGTGGACGGTACTGTCCAGAATGTGGTCGTAGAGACAGAGTCCAGGGATATACGCTTCATACCAGCTGAGGCCATAGAGATCAAGGATGGTCGTGTCATAGTCTGGCCCGAGTGGAAGGTGGTAGCCTACAAGGTGATAGCGAGCTACCAGCGCGCCCTCAAGAGGCTCAAGGGTCTAGAGGACATGTACAGCCGCAACGAGATACCCAGCGTAGTCTACCACGAGATGAGGAAGAGGCTCAACGCGAGCATATCCAAGCTCAAGGACGAGGCTAAGAAGCTCCGCGAGATGATAACCCAAAGGATGCACGAAATAGAGGATAGCAACCTCAAGCTAGACCGCGCCATAGCAAACCTCAAGGTCTCCTACATGGCGGGCGAGATAGGCGAGAAGGCCTACAAGACAGCCATAGAGCACCTACGCGGCGCAAAGGACAGCAACGCCAGGGAGCTAGAGGACCTAAAGTCGACCAAGAACAAGGTAGAGGCCCTCGAGAACGGCGCCCTAGACCTCGTAAAGTCCAGAACGTCAGAGTCCAAGGCCGAGGACAAGAAGCAGCCGGAGCCGGCAAAGGCCCCGGCGTCGCCGATACAGGGGCTGCAGCCGATACCCGTCAAGGTAATCGAGGGCTAA